The following are encoded together in the Pleurocapsa sp. FMAR1 genome:
- a CDS encoding ABC transporter ATP-binding protein, translating into MKQLVILQLHNISKTFPNKTTSSIDSRHTKVLDDVSLTLKHGELLGLLGPSGCGKTTLLRVVAGFESISEGTVEIAGKVVSTNSSSLAAEKRNTGMVFQDYALFPHLTVAENIAFGLKNQGKKRSSGIFAHQKAFKVQIKQRVSEVLELVGLSGLEKRYPHQLSGGQQQRISLARALAPQPSLILLDEPLSNLDVQVRHRLRGEIRSILKAAGTSAIFVTHDREEALAISDQIAVMRNGKLEQIGTPEQIYLNPASRFVAEFVTQANFLPTTKKGDFWLTEIGAIEAAEANVIMNSDEKSAKQGDLMLRQEDIVLVADSTSKITVIERQFLGREYHYTVETASGKRIQARTNSNKAIALGTNVSLSFNISSPRIFLSLVKAA; encoded by the coding sequence ATGAAACAATTAGTAATTCTTCAGCTTCATAATATTAGTAAAACTTTTCCTAACAAAACAACATCTTCTATAGATAGTCGTCACACCAAAGTTTTAGATGATGTAAGTCTTACTTTAAAGCATGGAGAATTACTCGGTTTACTTGGACCATCAGGGTGCGGAAAAACTACCTTATTAAGGGTTGTGGCTGGGTTTGAATCAATTTCTGAAGGAACGGTTGAAATAGCAGGAAAAGTAGTATCTACCAACTCTAGCTCTTTAGCTGCGGAAAAGCGCAATACAGGCATGGTATTTCAAGATTATGCTCTATTTCCCCATCTGACAGTAGCAGAAAATATTGCCTTTGGTTTAAAAAATCAGGGTAAGAAACGCAGTAGCGGTATTTTTGCTCATCAAAAAGCATTCAAGGTTCAAATCAAACAAAGAGTAAGTGAAGTTTTAGAACTAGTGGGATTAAGTGGTTTAGAAAAACGCTATCCTCATCAGCTATCTGGAGGGCAACAACAGCGTATATCCCTAGCTAGAGCCTTAGCACCTCAACCCTCTCTAATCCTACTAGATGAACCTTTAAGTAATTTAGATGTCCAGGTACGTCATCGGTTAAGGGGAGAAATTCGCTCAATCCTGAAAGCAGCAGGAACTTCAGCTATTTTTGTAACTCACGATCGCGAAGAGGCTTTAGCTATTTCCGATCAAATTGCCGTCATGCGTAACGGTAAGCTAGAGCAAATAGGCACTCCAGAACAAATTTATCTCAATCCTGCATCTCGTTTTGTGGCTGAGTTTGTGACTCAGGCTAATTTTCTCCCTACTACTAAAAAAGGTGACTTTTGGCTGACAGAAATTGGCGCAATAGAAGCAGCAGAAGCAAACGTGATTATGAATTCAGATGAGAAATCGGCGAAACAAGGAGATTTAATGCTGCGTCAGGAAGATATTGTGTTAGTTGCCGACAGTACTTCTAAGATAACGGTTATCGAAAGACAGTTTCTCGGTAGAGAATATCACTACACCGTAGAAACAGCTTCAGGCAAAAGAATCCAGGCTCGTACTAACTCGAATAAGGCGATCGCCCTAGGTACAAACGTTAGCCTATCATTTAACATTTCCTCTCCACGGATATTTCTCTCTTTGGTGAAAGCTGCTTGA